The following proteins are co-located in the Synechococcus sp. PROS-U-1 genome:
- a CDS encoding glycosyltransferase family 4 protein — translation MPADSTKHRQPLPITLVMARNGFEVNPQQPLGRQSAGASFLEAYLQYSGNSDHHLAVPQTGEAEWFHAQAEALHSQARTLAVPLDRWGDAAEQSGTFHFPDPGLNHWSWKRMPWGDGCFSLLGIVHTLCSYNVQHALGQFCTAPVRHWDALICTSQASRVAIEGFLERQEAWLRRHNEAMRFERPQLPVIPLGISPEVWAPPEGKQDACRHARTQLGLAQDADIVLIAGRLDLLTKFQPAPLFQALAALQDSSHPKLQVLVYGEAPTPAMQNLWRQAVQQLAPRLKVHWVPGKDASLAGPVRWAADVFVSLSDNPQETFGITPLEAMAAELPCLVSDWDGYKESVIQPGETGAATGLRVTTRMVEGLGAAEAHGMLHESIDFGLAVGRMSQGIAVDLDQFQRHLSTLLSQPELRQAMGAAGRERVQRIYDWKVVMEQWRQLVAELNERRHHAIAKGQTTPPQLPPWMPDTSMAFGNFASEILPASWNPPVPATQLEAERHGNPFQAWDDTLLKQTDARRKGWWLKQGLIRP, via the coding sequence ATGCCAGCTGATTCGACCAAACACAGACAACCGCTGCCCATCACGCTGGTGATGGCGCGCAACGGTTTTGAGGTCAACCCCCAGCAACCGCTGGGACGACAGTCGGCTGGCGCCTCATTTCTCGAGGCATATCTGCAGTACTCCGGGAATAGTGATCATCATTTGGCCGTTCCCCAGACCGGCGAGGCGGAATGGTTCCACGCCCAGGCTGAAGCCCTTCACTCTCAGGCTCGAACCCTGGCTGTGCCTCTCGACCGCTGGGGCGATGCGGCGGAACAGAGTGGAACCTTCCACTTCCCAGACCCCGGCCTAAACCACTGGAGCTGGAAACGGATGCCCTGGGGGGATGGTTGCTTCTCCTTGCTGGGCATCGTTCATACGCTGTGCAGTTACAACGTCCAACACGCGCTGGGACAGTTCTGCACCGCACCAGTGCGCCACTGGGATGCCCTGATCTGCACGTCACAGGCCTCAAGAGTGGCGATCGAAGGCTTTCTGGAACGGCAGGAAGCCTGGTTACGTCGGCACAACGAAGCGATGCGTTTCGAACGGCCGCAGCTGCCGGTGATCCCCCTGGGCATTAGTCCGGAGGTATGGGCACCACCTGAAGGCAAGCAAGACGCCTGCCGTCATGCACGAACCCAACTGGGCCTTGCCCAGGATGCCGACATCGTGCTGATCGCTGGTCGCCTCGATCTGCTGACCAAATTTCAACCAGCTCCACTCTTCCAGGCCTTGGCCGCTCTCCAGGACAGCAGCCATCCGAAGCTGCAAGTGCTGGTGTACGGGGAAGCTCCCACACCAGCGATGCAGAACCTCTGGCGCCAAGCGGTGCAGCAGCTGGCTCCTCGGCTAAAGGTGCACTGGGTCCCCGGCAAGGACGCCTCCCTGGCCGGACCGGTGCGCTGGGCTGCGGATGTGTTCGTCAGCCTCTCTGACAACCCCCAGGAAACCTTCGGGATCACTCCGCTGGAGGCGATGGCTGCGGAACTGCCCTGCCTTGTGAGCGACTGGGATGGATACAAGGAAAGCGTGATTCAACCCGGTGAAACTGGCGCAGCAACTGGCCTGCGGGTGACCACCCGCATGGTGGAGGGTCTCGGTGCCGCGGAGGCCCATGGGATGCTTCACGAGAGCATCGATTTCGGCCTAGCCGTCGGCCGGATGTCACAGGGCATCGCTGTGGATCTGGATCAGTTTCAACGCCACCTCTCCACCCTGCTGAGCCAACCGGAGCTGCGGCAGGCGATGGGAGCCGCCGGCCGGGAACGGGTCCAACGGATCTACGACTGGAAGGTGGTAATGGAGCAATGGCGACAGCTGGTGGCGGAGCTGAACGAACGTCGACATCACGCCATCGCCAAAGGACAAACAACACCACCTCAACTACCGCCTTGGATGCCGGACACCAGCATGGCGTTCGGCAACTTCGCCAGCGAGATCCTTCCTGCCAGTTGGAATCCCCCGGTCCCTGCAACCCAGCTCGAAGCCGAGCGCCACGGCAATCCCTTCCAAGCATGGGACGACACCCTGCTGAAGCAAACCGATGCCCGCCGCAAGGGCTGGTGGCTGAAGCAGGGGCTGATTCGACCCTAG
- the infC gene encoding translation initiation factor IF-3, producing MPPRPRFDRRAPVRELPNINDRINYPQLRVVDSDGAQLGVISREEALDVARDRELDLVLVSEKADPPVCRIMDYGKFKFEQEKKAKEAKKKSHQTEVKEVKMRYKIDQHDYDVRIGQAQRFLKAGDKVKCTVIFRGREIQHTALAETLLRRMAKDLEEKAEIQQAPKREGRNMIMFLTPRKTPLVKKEEKEQAANKAVRTIPAPPRPTAAKVSSP from the coding sequence ATGCCCCCACGTCCCCGTTTTGACCGTCGTGCCCCGGTTCGGGAGCTGCCCAACATCAACGACCGGATCAACTATCCCCAGTTGCGGGTGGTCGATTCAGACGGCGCTCAACTGGGCGTGATCAGTCGGGAAGAAGCCCTGGATGTGGCCCGCGACCGGGAACTGGATCTGGTGCTGGTGAGCGAAAAGGCCGATCCACCGGTCTGCCGGATCATGGACTACGGCAAGTTCAAATTCGAGCAGGAAAAGAAAGCCAAGGAAGCCAAGAAGAAGTCACACCAGACTGAAGTCAAGGAAGTCAAGATGCGGTACAAGATCGACCAGCACGATTACGACGTGCGGATCGGTCAGGCCCAGCGCTTCCTCAAGGCCGGCGACAAAGTGAAGTGCACCGTGATCTTCCGCGGCCGGGAAATTCAACACACCGCTTTGGCAGAGACCCTGCTGCGGCGGATGGCCAAGGACCTGGAGGAAAAGGCCGAAATCCAGCAGGCCCCCAAACGGGAGGGGCGCAACATGATCATGTTCCTCACCCCACGCAAAACACCGCTGGTGAAGAAGGAGGAAAAGGAGCAAGCCGCCAACAAGGCCGTGCGCACGATCCCGGCACCGCCGCGGCCCACCGCCGCCAAGGTCTCCAGCCCGTAA